The Rhododendron vialii isolate Sample 1 chromosome 3a, ASM3025357v1 nucleotide sequence GAACTGATGAGAAGAGTCTTTCCTCATTATTCTGTGTTGATTCCGTTTGTATAACAATGTAAGCTTGACTCATTCAAAAAATCTTACGATCACTCATGGCATATTTCTTTGGATTCCATAGAGCCGCAAAGACTTGGAAAATACATATGTAATTATCAGAGAATAGACAAGAATAACATCTCCTCATCTTTCCATCTCTGTTTTGTCTTAGAAAAATCTTGCAACGATTGATTGAGAACCTCATGATTCTTATCTTTCAACTATTGATTGACAACCTCATGTTTTATCATTAGGGATTGATGGCCAAGTTCTTACCACTCTATACAATAGCTAGCATGCAAAGACTTGCCAAAGCCAATTCAGTATCATTATCATAGAATAGAACTCGTTTGGAAAAATCTTGCAATCAGACTCCATGCATAAAGTAGCCCAGACTTGGTAACGTCTTTTGTAGTGGATATTTATTGGTGATTTCGTATCCGTCTCCATCGATTTTAGTGTATAATATGAAACTTGGCTCATTGAAAAATCTTGCAATGAGTATTTATTCACTACTACTGACATTGCGTGCAGGGAAGGCGAGTTATATTTCTGGAGAGGGGCGAGACTATACAttttgataataaattttttttttcaatgtaatagtatttttttagaatcGTAGGGGGGCGACCGCCCCTACTAGCCCCCCTCTGTCTCCATCCTTGACTGAACTCCTGTGGTACACCCTCCACTACAGATTCCGAGTTCAGGAAGGTGACACTATCAatgtatttatttgtttttggaaggtaaaaaagaaaaagacaaagaaagGGGCACTTGGGACATTTCAATTTCAGTAGTAGTTCACACTTCACACTTCAATCTCCATGTGTCATCTTTCGACCATCCATTCTTGTGCATGGCCACCTCTTGTTCGTAACGGTGGGTGAAATTCATCGCTGTTGCAAAGCCAGAAAACAGGGGTATAAAACTACAACCGTTTCTTTCTTTTAAATCTCACTTTTGAACCAACCTCCTGCAATCAATTTGGCAGAATCTCACTTTTGAACCAACCTCCTGCAATCAATTTTGGCAGTatcctgtttcttccaaaaaaaaaacaaatataccTGTGTGTGTCGGCAGGACATAAGTATTCGATGACACCACTAGAAAGGATATTGAATAACAAGTACTTGTGACCGGGCTAGGGCTAGGCATGGCCTTGCACAAAGTGTGGTCGTCAACTTGCTAGGCAAGGCTTGGCGCGACATTTTTTATGTGCCCTTCACCCTATTAGACAAAAAACACGACATGTACTTTTCACCAAGTTTGGagatactatatatatatatatatcattttctAAAGGGTGAGTCCATACATGGCTTATTCCAACTTTAATCAGACCTTTTTTGTTAAAGGAGGGCGAAATTGCTTCCTAAAAATTAGTTAAGATACGTTTACATTAATTTGAACACCTTGAAGTATGCTTTTTTGTCTACTTGTGTTTGAGTCCATGCATGGCTTATTCGGACTTTAATCAgaccttttttgttaatggagGGCGAAATTGGTTCCCAAAAATTAGTTAAGATACGTGTACATTAATTCGAACCCCTTGTAGTCTGCTTTTTTGTCTACTTGTGTTTTTCAATCCTAAATTTAGAAGGTGTTCATGACATACATGCACCCCTAGTATTCCAAAGGAGAAGATCCCAAAAAGTAACAGTGCCCTTAAATCATTTACGTCTATTTGCCAACGAGATAGACATACAAGAGGCGGATATGTTATCATCTCGAATAGTATATTCGAAGTACCCTGATATGCACCATGGATATAATATCTTCCGATATTGTATCTACCCACGGGTGGATATAATGAGGATAGGAGGGAGGTTGTCTTATTATATCTACTTtcttaattacaaaaatacccatcGTCCTCTTTTGATTGTTTATCTACATACTCATAACTAAAAACAAACCAAGTATATACATATCCCCTCTGGCCTCTTCTATGTATTACTCAAACAAACCATCTATATCATATTCCCTCTTCATGTATATCCACATTTTTATTGTATCTCCACTTATATTATATAACCATCAAAAAGTAATCCGGTCAACAAACAACTCATTAAGGGTGCATAATTTGTGGAATACTTTATGAGCAAGGTACAATTATTTAATGCATTCAAATTTTAGCTTCAACAAAAACAGTTCTATCTTTTGTTAAATTTAATAGATGGATATAACAGTTTCCAACAATTTCATGATAAGATCTGCATAAGTAAATATGATAAATTCGTTTGATGTGATAAAATATGATGTAACATGACGCTTGACTGAACTATGATGGGTTTGTCATAGATTTACCATATTTGTAAAAATATACAGTAAATACAtccaatgaaagaaaatgagtCCAAATCCAATGTAACAGAATGGTGAACCCAGGCAGGTCTTCCAGTTGAAACCACGGGAGTGAGGATATTAACGCGCTCTCCctcaattgcctaggtgagtttcGTAggtgaaattacttttttatcctcttaaaaaaaaaaaaggatattaACGTGCTCGGATTGCACCGGATTCTTAAACTGGCCACAAGCAAAGCCCAGTTCCAAACTCGAATTGTACTCTACTGATCCGTTAGATTTCCCCACTATACCTCTCTCCTTATTCAGCAATTGTTTAGGTGAGTTGGTAAGTGAAGTTATCCTTTTGtcatctctaaaaaaaaaaaaccgatagATTTCCCAACTCTAGGATAGACACGCGCGTGACGCAACGTCGCCGAACATGCGCGTGAGATTGGTAAAATCAACGCAAATGATTCTTAAAATTTTGGTCGACGTCAGCTTCATCGCCATGGACGAAATCAGACGCATTCTCCCCTTCATTCACGATCTGAGCTCCCGTTCATCGCCATGGACGGACCTAGGAAACAtcaggtcctctctctctctctctctcacacacacacacacacacacacggacACACGCACTtgatttcttctgaaattgtttTGTTCGGGTTTAATTTTCGGCATCTCTCGTACTTAGGAGTACTTTATTTTGAGATCAAAttttgtgacttttttttttcttccctgaATTGTTCTGAATCTCGATTGTGTAATTGGTTGGGGCCGGATCAGGTTTCGTTGCGGGGAGCGAGTGCGAAGGAAATCACAAGGGATGCTCTTCTGGAGAGGGTCTCCCAGGAGAGGGAGCTCCGCAATTACACGCGCCGTGCTGCGGCCGCCGCTGTCTTCATCCAGGTGCATTTCATTGTTTCCGTTTGctatttagttttttattttttttaaaattatcttcttgtTTTACTCGTATTTAAGATTAACCTTTTAGAGTGAGCACTTCCCACGCCCTTCGCGTGTGGCTCGGCTCTGCGCTCTCCGCCAAACATGTGCTGGTATTTTGATTATGAAGTAGGCGGCGAGGGTTGAACGCATGCTAGCAAATTGTTTACTTGTAACTCGGTAATAGCAGACGTGGGACTAGATGTAGTTGTAGTGGAAAAATGAGTCTAGATTTCGTTCTAGACGAAGAGCTCTCTTGAGTCCACCAGAGAACCTTGAATCCACTAAGAATATGTTGAAGGTAAATTATTTTTGCCCTAATTCCTTCATGGAATACATCGATGTTTTATGGTATAGAAAGCGTAACATGGAATAGTTAATGAAACAAGATAAGTTCCAATGAAAGAAAATTTCAAGCATCCTAATGGTTGTTGAGCAAGAAAactaaatcaaaccaaataagATGTTAGGTGTTCTATAATTCTATTCTATTAAACAACCTCAAAAAATTGCAGAGGGTGCCGTTAGTTTCAACCTGAAAAATACCAACCCCAAAAAGCATTGAATTCCAATTTGGTATTGTAATTGGACCTTAAATGGCTTATAAAACTGCACTCGAAATTGTTGTTGGTAAGTATTCTGCTCATTCTCTAGACTACCTTCATACTTTTGCAATGCCAACTAAAATGTGTACCTTGGTGTTTTACTTGGCGTGCGAAGAACATTAGATAAAACTTTATCACTTGTGCTTTATTCCTTATTAATTAATTTCGACCTAGGTCCGCTAGCTCAAATTCAGTAgcctcttcttttttgttttcttgaactTGGACTAATATGGATTTGTCAGTGAATGTGCTTTAGGGGTACTTGTGGATTGATTGTTCATGCTTTGGTGTTTTGGCTTGTACTTTTCCCTTCAATTGCTATTTAATCTAACCAAAAAACCCAGTATTTTTCTTTATGTGGACAATAACTGCTTGAAGATATGCAGAAAGTTTGGAGGCGCTACTATTTGACGAAGATAGAAGCTGGCAAGTTTCAAGAGGAGTGGGAAATGATGGTTGACGCTCATGCTCTTTGCATAACCAAATCATGGATCTCCAGCAGCTTCTTGagaccttttcttttctttgttacatGTTTATCAACTCGAtgtcaaaaaattgaaactagAGAAATATGCTGTGTGCAGACTTGCTTCAGAATTTTACTGGAGAGCATGAATTCCACTGGTATACAATTGTTATTCTACCATCCCATTAATTATTGGGTATATAACGTGTGTTAGGTTGTAAATTCCATCCATACAAGTAGTTGTATTGCAAAGTTCTGTCATTTATatggttagagcatctccaactatCCTTCAAATCTTCAAAATGAAGACCATTTTGGTTCTTCATGCATGAATACCCCTTCAATTTATAGAGACACTGCTTAGACACATAGTATGCTTAACTTCTATTGtaattatccaatttttttgatattagTACCTATGAGAGGGTATCCATCAGAACTTTAAAATGATAGACATAGTTTATTGATGTTTGAAAAATTGGTAATTTACATTTGGAAGGGAAAGTGAGAGATGGTTGAGTTGTGGATTGAAATGAGTGAGCTATTGGAAAGAGGAAGGTAGGTATCAATTATTGCAGCTGAATAGAATGTAGTATTCTCCAAAAGCCAAATTAGTTTTTTAGCAAACAGTAAAACTCTGgtttttcaaaatgaagaattggGTTGGAGATGTCTAATGGTATTAAGTACTGTGAACTTAGGGATGATGCTTTAAACTATGTTGTCATTCTCGGTCCGTTTTCTGTTTTCTAATTTTGGCAGATGCTTTAACTGCTGATGTACTGATCTTTTGGTTCTTCTTCAATTTTAGATCCAGAGAAAAGTTTTTGCTCTCTGGCAATAGGTACACAAGATGAGAGACGCATATGGATGTATCAAACACGGAAGCTAATTTCTATATGCTTATTTATTCTTGGAGAGTGTGATAATTCCCATCAAGATATTGTCGCTCTTACGTCTCAGGCAATGCGCTTGGCTGTTGTCTTGACTGATGTCAAGGGTTGGAAATGCATTGCGGATGATAATCTTCATGATGCAGATATAGCCATGAAGGATTTGATTGAGTTTATGGGAAGCAAAAAAAGTGGACTGTACAATCATGTCAGAAGATACATTGAAAAATTGGATGCCCCTATTTCTTTGCAAATTCAATGTTCTAGCGCGACAGAAGATCGATTCTTGATTACGGCTAGTGCTCTGACTTTGGCTTTACGGCCTCTTCATAATGCAAATACAAGTGACCTTGGCAACTTGGATGGGCATAATGCTGCTGAGCTGTACTGTGTGTTCGTACTCACAATCCCTTGGCTTGCTCAACGGCTACCAGGCCCACTCTTACCTGCTCTCCAGCACAAGTCTATTTTATCACTTTGCTTCAGGACGCTAATGGTATAGTTCACTGGCTGAGAACAAAGTTTCTTGTACTCCCTTTGTCCCCATATTGGGTCCTGTACAGGGAACTCAACTTTTCAAGAGGACATGCAATTAATGCATGTCTTCTTAGAAACTTTGATGCCATTTTCTCTATACTACCCCTTGTTCTCTACTTTCAAAACTACACTTTTTAATCATTTATGAGTGTTGATTTGTGGAAATGTACACACTTTattctttgacttttcaaagaggACAAATAtattgggacatcccaaaataaatagtggacaatatgggacggagggagtagtattgaGGCTCGTGCTCACACAAGTCTTCGATTTTAGATGGAAAACTGTGCATCCTGTAATCTACAGAAAACATCTGATAGTTCTAATGTTTAGGTGTGTTGCTATGATAAAACGCATCCATACAACTAAGAGTTGGACTGCAGAGAAAACCTAGATACTAATGTATCCTCAACCGGTGAGCTAACTACATTTACATGGTATAAAATAGAGAGCTTTGGTACCTAATATTTACACATGTATCTTAACATATGGAAAAGCTTTATTAGGTTTTGTAAACTATGACCACCTATTTAGTGTTGTTttgggtcttttttttgctatgGCTACAGCTCAGGGACCATTGGGGTTGCTGGCTTGCCTCTCAGGGTAGCCCCATTTTGGCCAACATTAGATACGGAGAGAGTCATTGACCAAGGCATGTGCTTTCTGGGAAGAAATGTCACCCCTACCACGGTGGTCACTCATTGATTGATACAGCTCCCAAGGTATCATACCTACCTCTCAGCACCACTGATAGAGACTGAAGTCTTATCCTAGGATGTAGGAGGAGTCGAGATCCCTCCATCTTGTTGAACCAAAAGAGATTAGGTCATATGTCTATATGATAGCTGGCCTCCATGGTTCAATCACCCTTTATAGGCGGGTTCCTCCGTGCAGTTTTTAAAATGGTTAAGCTCTAGAAAACCACTCCTTCCTTCCTAGCACAAGTGAAGCTCACTCCATTGCCATCCTCTATCTCACCAAGGTTGCCTGTGCAGTGCACTCTCCCCCACTATATCAGGTGTATTTATGGCCCTTGAAAAACTGTCAGAACCCACCATCACGTCTTCTACCCTCGTACACATTATGGTGGCATTGTAAATAACGTCAACATCTTGATGGACAAATGCTGAACTTTTTAAATGTCTGGTGATTCTATTGGCATTCGATATAATCAAGATTGAATTTAAAGCATTACCGAATAGAAATGAAACCAGTATATGTCTCTATGTTTATTTGGTCAAATATGCTCCTATGGATAGCCTTCTGCAGTAGCTTCTTCTTTGTTTAGTTTCTTATCTTGTAGTAATGATTGAAACATACGGGAGCTGATCAAACTATGGCAGGTGATGGCAGATCctgaaagagaaattttttaagGAGATTTCAGAGGTGGATCAGGCAAAATTCGTTTCTTATTTCAACGCGATGCCCCGagttggttggcttcttgcaaATATTCTTTGCCTTGCGACAGTGAGTGACAATTTTGGGATTCCTGGAAACTTCACTCAAGGCCTAGACCGTAGGTCCTATGTCCATGTTATCAGAATCCTTTCAGAGAACTTACTAACTTGGTTGGATGATTCTGGATGGGTGAAAAAGGAGAATGAACAATTCCAGGTCCATTTTGAAACTTTTGGGGAGTCTGTTGATAAGTTAAAGATGTCATACATTGACTTCTATAAGCCTGTTTATCAGCAATGGCATCTTGTGAAACTATTAGCCTTGGCGAAAGGAAGTTTTGGGTGTGCAGGTGAAAATCCACTGCCAAACAATCTGGATTCTTTGGGGTCTTTGGGGATGTGTGATCTGCTTGATGTTGCATATTACTATTCTCACATGATAAGAATATTTTCGCTGCTGAATCCTGTGGTTGGGTGTTTACCTGTTCTCAATGTACTGTCTTTTACTCCTGGATTTCTTGCCAATCTATGGGCAGCACTGGAAAGATTGATGTTTCCAGGAAAGAATCATCTTAATGAAGATAACTATCTTTCTCGAAATACTAACTATGGATCCAAGAATGATGGGGTTAGTGACAGAAAGCAAAAAAGGGTGGCAAAGGATGGGGCCAATAAATGGTCAACTGTATTACACAAAATCACTGGAAAGGCAGATGTTGATAATAAAGGTTCGATGCAGAGTCAACCTAAGCATAAACAGATTGATGAAGATTCTAATGATGTGTGGGACATAGAGCCTCTGAGGAATGGTCCCGACCGTATATCGAAAGATACTTCTTGTCTACTTCATCTATTTTGTGCTTCCTATTCACACCTGCTGCTAGTTCTTGACGACATAGAGTTCTATGAAAAACAGGTATCCTGGCATAGACTTCTATAGAGCCTATGTCTCTTGTTCTCATGTTCACTTGGCTGTTTCTGAAACGTAGAGAAACTTTTTCGTAGTGACTTATTTGTGTCttcaatgaacttttttttagtttttggtcaataaaatttATAATACGGTTTCTCGAGAGAGAaatcataaaagtaaaaaacactATCCCCCTTTGAAAAGCagaaaattggattatttttggcttattttcgtcCTTATTGAACAATTTTAtcttttggtaaaaaaaaattatttcttttcaGATTCCCCCCGCTAGGATGTATCAGAATATGAAAAAATTTTgacccaaaagaaacaaaagtttagacaagaaaaaaataagaagaaaaagaaacccaaGAGCCAAAACTTAGTCCAAATGTGTGACTTGAGCATTTTGTGGAATGAACTAGGTTCCTTTCACATTGGAGCAGCAACGAAGGATTGCATCGATGCTTAATACTTTAGTGTATAATGCCTTGTGCCTAAGTATCAGCCAGCAGAAAAGACCTCTTATGGAGGCTGCAATTCGATGCCTTCATCTGTTGTACGAAAGGGATTGCAGGCACCAGTTTTGCCCCCCTGCTTTATGGCTGTCACCTGCTAGAAAGAGTCGTCCGCCAATTGCACTAGCCGCTAGAACTCATGAAGTCTTATCAGCTACTCCGAAATTGGATGATGGTTTGACCCTTCCAAGCATGGGATCTGTCATCACTGCTACACCACATGTTTTCCCATTTGAAGAAAGGTAAGTAAAACTTACTTCGCAGAGTTCTCTTCCCATTTGATAGCCTTATGTACTCGAGCTGTTTTGCTCACCTTTTACATTTGGAATCTCTTGCCATCACAATAATAATTGCTAGAAATTTCAGCTCAACTTTTTTTGATGTAACCTGGAAGTTCAAGCAAAATAGTCTAACTGCATTTTGTATGTACCATCAAAACATTCTTGCGTTAAATAGAATATTGAAGGATAGAGA carries:
- the LOC131318423 gene encoding E3 ubiquitin-protein ligase UPL7; amino-acid sequence: MDGPRKHQVSLRGASAKEITRDALLERVSQERELRNYTRRAAAAAVFIQKVWRRYYLTKIEAGKFQEEWEMMVDAHALCITKSWISSSFLRPFLFFVTCLSTRCQKIETREICCVQTCFRILLESMNSTDPEKSFCSLAIGTQDERRIWMYQTRKLISICLFILGECDNSHQDIVALTSQAMRLAVVLTDVKGWKCIADDNLHDADIAMKDLIEFMGSKKSGLYNHVRRYIEKLDAPISLQIQCSSATEDRFLITASALTLALRPLHNANTSDLGNLDGHNAAELYCVFVLTIPWLAQRLPGPLLPALQHKSILSLCFRTLMILKEKFFKEISEVDQAKFVSYFNAMPRVGWLLANILCLATVSDNFGIPGNFTQGLDRRSYVHVIRILSENLLTWLDDSGWVKKENEQFQVHFETFGESVDKLKMSYIDFYKPVYQQWHLVKLLALAKGSFGCAGENPLPNNLDSLGSLGMCDLLDVAYYYSHMIRIFSLLNPVVGCLPVLNVLSFTPGFLANLWAALERLMFPGKNHLNEDNYLSRNTNYGSKNDGVSDRKQKRVAKDGANKWSTVLHKITGKADVDNKGSMQSQPKHKQIDEDSNDVWDIEPLRNGPDRISKDTSCLLHLFCASYSHLLLVLDDIEFYEKQVPFTLEQQRRIASMLNTLVYNALCLSISQQKRPLMEAAIRCLHLLYERDCRHQFCPPALWLSPARKSRPPIALAARTHEVLSATPKLDDGLTLPSMGSVITATPHVFPFEERVQMFREFISMDKASRRMAGEVLGPGSRSVEIVIRRGHVVDDGFLQLNSLGAKLKSSIHVSFVSESGLPEAGLDYGGLSKEFLTDISKAAFAPEYGLFSQTSTSDRLLIPNTAARFIDNGIQRIEFLGRVVGKALYEGILLDYSFSLVFVQKLLGRYSFLDELSTLDPELYRSLMYVKHYDGDVKELCLDFTVTEESIGKRHIIELKPGGKDVCVTNENKLQYVHAMADYKLNRQILPLSNAFYRGLTDLIAPSWLKLFNASEFNQLLSGGKHDIDVDDLRSNTKYTGGYTEGSRTVKIFWEVISGFEPNERCMLLKFVTSCSRAPLLGFKYLQPTFTIHKVACDMPLWATFGGQDVDRLPSASTCYNTLKLPTYRRSSTMRAKLLYAINSNAGFELS